Proteins encoded together in one Thermoplasmata archaeon window:
- a CDS encoding TFIIB-type zinc ribbon-containing protein produces MPTTAPADPIVEEDRVCPECGSEHLVRDYARGELVCDSCGLVVSESAIDEGPEWAAYSVEENDRLARTGAPRSYVAGASGLTTVIPLANKDARGNTIPLREREKFYRMRKLQRHSGHSRPGERSLPETIRSLDRVASLMGLPRPVKDEAGFICKKALEKGLVRGRSIEAIVAAAVYAACRIDGVPRTLDELQQVTGVRKKTIGKAYGALLRALTLRVPPSRPSDYVSRFCSRLGLSNAVEAEAQKILKELEKIDSSMSLSPAGTAAAAIYLASLASGERRPQKAIAKIAGVSEVTLRNRFQFMEGFMQQLVLPRGRAPKVNTPSGPTG; encoded by the coding sequence ATGCCGACAACGGCGCCGGCAGATCCGATCGTCGAAGAGGATCGGGTCTGTCCCGAATGCGGGAGCGAGCACCTCGTGCGCGACTACGCGCGCGGCGAGCTCGTCTGCGATTCCTGCGGCCTCGTCGTTAGTGAGAGCGCGATCGACGAGGGACCGGAGTGGGCGGCCTATTCCGTCGAGGAGAACGATCGCCTCGCGCGGACCGGAGCCCCCCGCAGCTACGTCGCAGGCGCCTCGGGCCTGACGACGGTCATCCCGCTCGCCAACAAAGACGCCCGCGGGAACACAATCCCGCTGCGGGAACGCGAGAAGTTCTACCGTATGCGGAAGCTGCAGCGCCACTCCGGCCATTCCCGCCCGGGGGAGCGGAGCCTGCCCGAGACGATTCGCTCGCTCGACCGCGTCGCCTCGCTCATGGGCCTCCCTCGGCCCGTCAAGGACGAAGCCGGGTTCATCTGCAAGAAGGCGCTCGAGAAGGGCCTCGTGCGGGGCCGCTCGATCGAGGCAATCGTCGCAGCGGCGGTCTACGCCGCGTGCCGCATCGACGGCGTCCCACGGACGCTCGACGAGTTACAGCAGGTGACGGGCGTCCGGAAGAAGACGATCGGCAAGGCGTACGGCGCGCTCCTCCGTGCGTTGACGTTGCGGGTTCCGCCGTCCCGTCCGTCCGACTACGTGAGCCGATTCTGCTCCCGCCTCGGACTGAGCAACGCGGTCGAGGCGGAGGCCCAGAAGATCCTGAAGGAGCTCGAGAAGATCGACAGCTCGATGTCCCTCTCCCCCGCTGGGACCGCGGCGGCGGCGATCTACCTGGCGTCGCTGGCGAGCGGCGAGCGCCGACCGCAGAAAGCGATCGCGAAGATCGCAGGGGTGAGCGAGGTGACCCTCCGCAACCGCTTCCAGTTCATGGAGGGGTTCATGCAACAGCTCGTCCTGCCGCGCGGGCGCGCGCCGAAAGTCAACACGCCGTCCGGCCCCACGGGCTGA
- a CDS encoding 2-oxoacid:ferredoxin oxidoreductase subunit alpha, translating to MTRNDVSWMIGGPQGSGVDSSANVFARACAEGGLHVFGKREFYSNIMGEHSYFHLRAHTHIVRSHIDAVNVLATFEAETLFRHAREVTDDGVIVYDPSLGKTRLSDVPTIEKRLYADLKTYLISRGVGETLDDMLTASKQRGVTLVPIPFKDLIEHIADEFKIDQLSKISRVVNMLAVGASFGLLGFDFSMMETALADVFRNKPKVVSMNASGARKAYELAKSLAPDFGYRLERVARTEPRLFLTGSQATALGKLYGGMRFQTYYPITPASDESEFLEENEVLELNGHGLAPDAADAGKEKGSSILVVQTEDEIAAVTMATGAALTGARSATATSGPGFSLMMEGIGWASINEVPLVITLYQRAGPSTGMPTRHEQGDLRFALHAGHGEAPRILLASGDFEECIRDGFLAFNYADRYQMPVIHLVDKALASSYATLEVPDLSDLRVDRGALADPNGGHSKDNPYKRFDLGNGPVSPRSFLGQDGTIFWNTGDEHDEFGHITEDPAVRDAMMEKRFAKLDLAAREIPSDVKVKYFGPQGAPTVIVSWGSTKGPLLDALDRLWAEGAKIGYLHVRLINPFPVDEVLAHVAKARRRIGVEMNFGAQLAGIVRERTGIAMTHFIQKYNGRPMSNTELYEAIRAILRGKAEKRTVLTHGT from the coding sequence GTGACGCGGAACGATGTCTCCTGGATGATCGGGGGCCCCCAGGGGAGCGGCGTCGACTCGTCGGCGAACGTCTTCGCGCGCGCGTGCGCCGAGGGCGGCCTGCACGTCTTCGGCAAGCGGGAATTCTATTCGAACATCATGGGCGAGCATTCGTACTTCCATCTCCGCGCGCACACGCACATCGTGCGCTCCCACATCGATGCGGTGAACGTCCTTGCGACGTTCGAGGCGGAGACGCTCTTCCGCCATGCACGGGAGGTCACGGACGACGGCGTGATCGTGTACGATCCGTCCCTCGGCAAGACGCGTCTGTCCGACGTCCCGACGATCGAGAAGCGCCTGTACGCCGACCTGAAGACCTACCTGATTTCCCGCGGCGTCGGCGAGACGCTCGACGACATGCTCACCGCGTCGAAGCAACGCGGCGTGACCCTCGTCCCAATCCCGTTCAAGGACCTCATCGAGCACATTGCCGACGAATTCAAGATCGACCAGCTCAGCAAGATCTCCCGCGTCGTGAACATGCTCGCGGTCGGCGCGTCGTTCGGCCTCCTCGGGTTCGATTTCTCGATGATGGAAACGGCCCTCGCGGACGTGTTCCGCAACAAGCCGAAGGTCGTGAGCATGAACGCCTCGGGAGCGCGGAAAGCGTACGAGCTGGCGAAGTCCCTCGCGCCCGATTTCGGGTATCGCCTCGAGCGGGTCGCCCGGACGGAGCCGCGGCTCTTCTTGACCGGCAGCCAGGCGACGGCGCTCGGCAAGCTGTACGGAGGCATGCGCTTCCAGACGTACTACCCGATCACCCCCGCCTCGGACGAGAGCGAGTTCCTCGAGGAGAACGAGGTCCTCGAGCTGAACGGTCACGGCCTCGCGCCGGATGCGGCGGACGCCGGGAAGGAGAAGGGTTCCTCGATCCTGGTGGTGCAGACGGAAGACGAGATCGCCGCGGTGACGATGGCGACCGGCGCCGCGTTGACCGGAGCACGGTCGGCGACCGCCACGTCGGGACCGGGCTTCTCCCTCATGATGGAGGGAATCGGATGGGCCTCGATTAACGAGGTGCCTCTCGTCATCACACTGTACCAGCGGGCGGGCCCGAGCACCGGGATGCCGACGCGTCACGAGCAAGGCGACCTTCGGTTCGCGCTCCATGCGGGCCACGGCGAGGCGCCGCGGATTCTCCTCGCGTCCGGCGACTTCGAGGAGTGCATCCGCGACGGCTTCCTCGCGTTCAACTACGCGGACCGGTACCAGATGCCGGTGATCCACCTCGTCGACAAGGCGCTCGCGAGCAGCTACGCGACGCTCGAGGTGCCGGACCTCTCCGACCTGAGGGTCGACCGGGGCGCGCTCGCCGATCCGAACGGAGGCCATTCGAAGGACAATCCGTACAAGCGGTTCGACCTCGGGAACGGGCCGGTGTCCCCTCGGTCGTTCCTCGGCCAAGACGGCACGATCTTCTGGAACACGGGCGACGAGCACGACGAGTTCGGCCACATCACGGAGGATCCGGCGGTCCGGGACGCGATGATGGAGAAGCGGTTCGCGAAGCTCGACCTCGCGGCCCGCGAGATCCCCTCCGACGTCAAGGTCAAGTACTTCGGGCCGCAGGGGGCGCCGACCGTCATCGTGTCGTGGGGCTCGACGAAGGGCCCCCTCCTGGACGCGCTCGACCGCCTCTGGGCGGAGGGCGCGAAGATCGGCTACCTGCACGTCCGCCTCATCAACCCGTTTCCCGTCGACGAGGTCCTCGCGCACGTCGCGAAGGCGAGGCGCCGCATTGGCGTCGAGATGAACTTCGGAGCGCAGCTCGCCGGGATCGTCCGCGAGCGGACAGGGATCGCGATGACCCACTTCATCCAGAAGTACAACGGCCGGCCGATGTCGAATACGGAGCTGTACGAGGCGATCCGGGCGATCCTCCGCGGGAAGGCGGAGAAGAGGACGGTGTTGACCCATGGCACTTGA